Proteins encoded together in one Quercus lobata isolate SW786 chromosome 3, ValleyOak3.0 Primary Assembly, whole genome shotgun sequence window:
- the LOC115982766 gene encoding leucine-rich repeat receptor-like protein kinase PXL1, with protein sequence MQTHLLFFYCYIGLSLVFSEGAQTLLNDELSTLISIKSSLIDPLDYLKDWQMPSKAVENGSSHCNWTGVWCNSRGLLEKLDLSNMNLSGSVSDNIQGLHSLSSLNICSNGFASSLPKSLSNLTSLKSIDVSQNNFIGSFPTGLGSASGLTLVNASSNNFSGLLPEDLGNATSLEILDLRGSFLEGSIPASFMNLQKLKFLGLSGNNFTGKIPLELGKLSSLETIILGYNDFEGEIPAELGNLTKLQYLDLAVGSLSGRIPPELGKLKQLTTVYLYKNNFTGKIPPEFGNITSLVFLDLSDNQISGEIPAELAELKNLQLLNLMCNKLTGTIPSKLGELTTLEVLELWKNFLTGPLPINLGRKSPLQWLDVSSNSLSGEIPPGLCDSGNLTKLILFNNSFSGPIPIGLSTCKSLVRVRMQNNHISGTIPVGLGYIPILQRLELANNNLTGQIPEDIALSTSLSFIDVSSNHLESSLPYTILSIPNLQSFIASNNNLDGNIPDQFQDCSSLSLLDLSKNHISGKIPESIASCEKLVNLNLRNNQLTGEIPKAISTMPTLAILDLSNNSLIGQIPENFGSSPTLEMVNLSFNKLEGPVPSNGMLMTINPNDLMGNAGLCGGILPPCSQNYAAPKGQLQKMHIKHIIIGFIIGISTIFFLGIAFFIGRWLYRRWYLCNSFFEDLFKQSNELWPWRLVAFQRVSFTSSDILACIKESNIIGMGGTGVVYKAEIHRPHVVVAVKKLWRSGSDIENGDDLLGEVNLLGRLRHRNIVRVLGYIHNETDIMMAYEYMPNGNLGTALHGEHAGKLLVDWVSRYNIAIGVAHGLHYLHHDCHPPIIHRDIKSNNILLDANLDARIADFGLARMMVHKNETVSMVAGSYGYIAPEYGYTLKVSEKTDIYSFGVVLLELLTGKMPLDPSFGESIDIVEWFRRKIRKNRPLDEALDPSIAGECKHVQEEMLLVLQIALLCTAKLPRDRPSMRDIITMLGEAKPRRKSICHNGVNNGRKEKPIFSTSPIIGLL encoded by the exons ATGCAAACCCACTTGCTGTTCTTCTACTGTTACATTGGCCTCTCGCTTGTTTTTTCTGAGGGTGCTCAAACTTTGCTAAATGATGAATTGTCAACATTGATATCAATAAAATCTAGTCTTATTGATCCTTTAGATTACCTGAAGGATTGGCAGATGCCAAGCAAAGCTGTAGAGAATGGTTCATCCCATTGTAACTGGACTGGTGTCTGGTGCAACTCCAGAGGCCTTTTGGAGAAGCTTGATCTCTCCAACATGAATCTCAGTGGCAGTGTATCAGACAACATTCAAGGACTCCATAGTCTTTCTTCTCTCAACATTTGCAGTAATGGATTTGCCTCATCATTGCCAAAATCACTATCCAATCTTACTTCATTGAAGAGCATTGATGTAAGTCAGAATAATTTCATTGGCAGCTTCCCTACAGGTCTTGGAAGTGCCTCAGGACTTACTTTAGTAAATGCATCAAGCAATAATTTCTCAGGTCTCCTTCCAGAGGATCTTGGAAATGCAACATCACTTGAGATACTCGATTTGAGAGGGAGCTTCTTGGAAGGGTCAATCCCTGCATCTTTCATGAATTTGCAAAAACTGAAGTTCCTTGGCCTTTCAGGGAATAACTTCACTGGAAAGATTCCGCTTGAACTTGGGAAACTTTCTTCCTTGGAGACCATAATTCTTGGGTACAACGATTTTGAAGGCGAAATCCCAGCAGAGCTAGGCAACCTTACCAAACTCCAGTATCTTGACTTGGCAGTTGGCAGTCTCAGTGGCCGGATTCCACCTGAATTGGGTAAGCTTAAACAACTTACTACAGTTTATTTGTACAAAAACAACTTCACAGGAAAGATTCCACCAGAATTTGGTAACATTACATCGCTGGTGTTTCTGGATCTCTCTGATAATCAGATTTCAGGAGAGATTCCAGCTGAGCTAGCAGAATTGAAGAACTTGCAGCTCTTGAATCTAATGTGCAATAAACTGACTGGTACAATTCCAAGCAAGCTCGGTGAGTTGACTACATTAGAGGTACTTGAGCTATGGAAGAATTTTTTGACAGGACCTTTGCCAATAAATCTTGGACGAAAGTCCCCCTTGCAATGGCTAGATGTGTCGTCAAATTCATTATCGGGTGAGATTCCACCAGGTTTATGTGATTCAGGCAATCTCACTAAACTCATCCTCTTCAACAATTCCTTTTCGGGTCCCATCCCTATTGGTCTCTCCACATGCAAGTCACTAGTCCGTGTCCGGATGCAAAATAACCACATTTCCGGGACCATTCCAGTTGGTTTAGGATATATCCCAATACTTCAACGACTGGAGCTGGCAAACAACAATCTCACTGGCCAAATCCCAGAAGATATTGCCTTGTCTACATCACTTTCTTTCATTGATGTTTCTTCAAACCATCTTGAGTCATCTCTTCCTTACACCATTCTTTCCATTCCTAATCTACAAAGTTTCATCGCTTCCAACAACAATCTGGATGGGAACATCCCAGACCAGTTCCAAGATTGTTCATCGCTTTCTTTGCTTGATCTTTCAAAGAACCATATTTCTGGAAAAATTCCAGAGAGTATTGCCTCATGTGAAAAACTGGTGAATCTAAACCTCAGAAACAACCAGCTCACTGGAGAAATTCCAAAAGCAATTTCAACAATGCCCACATTAGCCATTCTTGATCTGTCCAACAATTCTCTTATTGGTCAGATACCAGAAAATTTTGGAAGCTCACCAACCCTGGAAATGGTCAACCTGTCTTTCAATAAGCTTGAGGGTCCAGTCCCCTCAAATGGTATGTTAATGACCATAAATCCCAATGATCTTATGGGCAATGCTGGTCTTTGTGGTGGCATACTTCCACCATGTTCTCAAAATTATGCTGCACCAAAAGGCCAGCTGCAGAAAATGCATATCAAGCACATCATTATTGGATTTATTATTGGAATTTCAacaattttctttcttggcaTTGCATTCTTCATTGGAAGATGGCTATATAGACGATGGTACTTATGTAACAGCTTCTTTGAAGATCTGTTCAAGCAGAGCAACGAGCTCTGGCCCTGGAGACTAGTAGCATTCCAAAGGGTCAGTTTCACCAGCAGTGACATACTAGCTTGCATCAAGGAATCAAATATTATCGGCATGGGGGGAACTGGTGTGGTCTACAAGGCAGAAATCCATCGGCCACATGTAGTTGTGGCTGTTAAGAAGCTATGGAGATCAGGATCAGACATTGAAAATGGTGATGATCTATTGGGAGAGGTGAATCTCTTGGGAAGGCTTCGGCATCGGAACATTGTCAGGGTTTTAGGGTATATTCACAATGAAACTGACATAATGATGGCATATGAGTACATGCCAAATGGGAACCTGGGGACAGCACTCCACGGTGAACATGCTGGAAAGTTGTTGGTGGACTGGGTTTCACGGTACAATATAGCTATCGGTGTGGCACACGGGTTGCATTACCTCCACCACGACTGCCACCCACCTATAATCCACCGGGATATTAAGTCCAACAACATACTGCTTGATGCCAATCTTGATGCTCGGATAGCAGATTTCGGGTTGGCGAGGATGATGGTTCATAAGAATGAGACAGTTTCTATGGTGGCTGGATCATATGGATATATTGCACCTG AATATGGATACACTCTGAAGGTCAGTGAGAAGACTGACATATATAGTTTTGGTGTAGTACTTTTGGAGCTTCTGACTGGGAAAATGCCATTAGATCCTTCATTTGGGGAATCAATCGATATTGTCGAATGGTTTCGTAGGAAGATTAGAAAAAACAGGCCCTTAGATGAAGCATTGGACCCAAGCATAGCTGGAGAATGCAAACATGTACAAGAAGAAATGCTTCTTGTCCTTCAAATAGCACTTCTTTGCACAGCAAAGCTCCCCAGGGATAGACCATCTATGAGGGACATCATAACAATGCTTGGGGAGGCAAAACCAAGAAGGAAAAGCATTTGCCATAATGGGGTAAACAATGGTAGAAAAGAGAAGCCAA